The segment ATCCTTGCCGCTGAACGCGCCGCCGCCGTGACGCGCCGCGCCGCCGTACGTGTCGACGATGATCTTGCGGCCGGTCAGGCCGGAGTCGCCCTGCGGGCCGCCGATGACAAACCGCCCCGTCGGGTTGATGATAAAGCGGGTGCGGTCCAGCAGCTCGGGCGGAACGACCGGCCGGATCACGTGCTCGATGACGTCGGCCCGGATCTGCTCCTGCGGCACGTCCCCCTGATGCTGCGTGGAAACCACGATGGTATCGACGCGCACGGGCCGGCCGTTTTCGTACTCCACCGTCACCTGCGTCTTGCCGTCGGGCCGCAGGTACGGCAACGTCTTGTTCTTCCGCACCTCGGCCAGCCGTTTCGCCAGCCGGTGCGCCAGGGAGATGGGAAGCGGCATCAGCTCGGGCGTTTCGTCCACCGCGTAGCCGAACACCATGCCCTGGTCGCCCGCGCCGAGCTTCTCAATCGACCAGTTCTCGTCGTCTTCGTGCCCCACGCCCTGGGCGATATCCGGCGACTGCTTGTCGAGCGCCACCAGCACGCCGCACGTGTCCGCGTCGAACCCGTACTTGGCCCGCGTGTACCCGATCTCGC is part of the Bacillota bacterium genome and harbors:
- a CDS encoding methionine adenosyltransferase, yielding MAGNAGGRYLFTSESVTEGHPDKVCDQVSDAILDEILTYDPKARVACETVATTGLVIVVGEITTRHPVDIQKVVRDTIREIGYTRAKYGFDADTCGVLVALDKQSPDIAQGVGHEDDENWSIEKLGAGDQGMVFGYAVDETPELMPLPISLAHRLAKRLAEVRKNKTLPYLRPDGKTQVTVEYENGRPVRVDTIVVSTQHQGDVPQEQIRADVIEHVIRPVVPPELLDRTRFIINPTGRFVIGGPQGDSGLTGRKIIVDTYGGAARHGGGAFSGKDPTKVDRSGAYAARYVAKNIVAAGLARRVELQVAYAIGVPEPVSLAVETFGTGVIPDEAIAQLVREHFDLRPGAIIRDMNLRRPIYKPTAAYGHFGRTDLDLPWERTDKAEILREAAKRL